The Leclercia sp. S52 genome has a segment encoding these proteins:
- the ugpE gene encoding sn-glycerol-3-phosphate ABC transporter permease UgpE gives MIENRRGLTIFSHTMLILGIVVILFPLYVAFVAATLDRNAIFETPMTLVPGGHLFENMATIWTQGVGVNSAPFWLMMLNSFIMAFGITVGKITVSMLSAFAIVWFRFPLRNLFFWMIFITLMLPVEVRIFPTVEVIANLGMLDSYAGLTLPLMASATATFLFRQFFMTLPDELIEAARIDGASPMRFFRDIVLPLSKTNLAALFVITFIYGWNQYLWPLLIIQDVNLGTAVAGIKGMISTGEGTTLWNQVMAAMLLTLIPPVVIVLAMQRAFVRGLVDSEK, from the coding sequence ATGATTGAGAACCGTCGCGGGCTGACGATTTTCAGCCACACCATGCTGATCCTGGGGATCGTGGTGATCCTGTTCCCGCTGTACGTGGCCTTTGTCGCCGCAACCCTGGATCGCAACGCCATCTTTGAAACCCCGATGACGCTTGTCCCGGGCGGTCATCTTTTCGAGAACATGGCGACCATCTGGACCCAGGGCGTCGGCGTTAACAGCGCCCCGTTCTGGCTGATGATGCTCAACAGCTTCATCATGGCGTTCGGCATCACGGTGGGCAAAATCACGGTGTCGATGCTGTCGGCGTTTGCCATCGTCTGGTTCCGCTTTCCGCTGCGCAACCTGTTCTTCTGGATGATCTTCATCACCCTGATGCTGCCGGTGGAGGTGCGTATCTTCCCGACGGTGGAGGTGATCGCCAACCTCGGGATGCTCGACAGCTATGCGGGTTTAACCCTGCCGCTGATGGCCTCGGCCACCGCCACTTTCCTGTTCCGCCAGTTCTTTATGACCCTGCCGGACGAGCTGATTGAGGCCGCGCGTATCGACGGCGCCTCACCGATGCGCTTCTTCCGCGACATCGTGCTGCCGCTGTCGAAAACCAACCTCGCGGCGCTGTTTGTCATCACCTTTATCTACGGCTGGAACCAGTACCTGTGGCCGCTGCTGATTATTCAGGATGTCAATCTCGGCACCGCCGTGGCGGGCATCAAAGGGATGATCTCAACCGGCGAAGGCACCACCCTCTGGAACCAGGTGATGGCGGCGATGCTGCTAACTCTTATCCCACCCGTAGTCATTGTTTTAGCCATGCAGCGTGCGTTTGTCCGCGGCCTGGTCGATAGCGAGAAATAA
- the ugpA gene encoding sn-glycerol-3-phosphate ABC transporter permease UgpA, protein MSSSRPVFRSRWLPYLLVAPQLVITVIFFIWPAGEALWYSVQSVDPFGLSSQFVGLDNFAALWRDSYYIDAFWTTIKFSTLVTVSGLLASLFFAALVDYVVRGSRLYQTLMLLPYAVAPAVAAVLWIFLFNPGRGLITHFLGEFGYDWNHAQNSGQAMFLVVFASVWKQISYNFLFFFAALQSIPRSLVEAAAIDGAGPIRRFFKLALPLIAPVSFFLLVVNLVYAFFDTFPVIDAATAGGPVQATTTLIYKIYREGFAGLDLSASAAQSVVLMFLVIILTVVQFRYVESKVRYQ, encoded by the coding sequence ATGTCATCTTCCCGTCCGGTGTTCCGTTCCCGTTGGCTGCCGTACCTGCTGGTCGCGCCGCAACTGGTCATCACCGTCATCTTCTTTATCTGGCCTGCGGGCGAAGCGCTGTGGTACTCGGTACAAAGCGTTGATCCGTTCGGGCTCTCCAGCCAGTTTGTCGGCCTGGATAACTTTGCCGCCCTGTGGCGCGACAGTTACTACATCGACGCCTTCTGGACGACGATTAAATTCAGCACGCTGGTCACCGTCAGCGGCCTGCTCGCCTCGCTGTTTTTCGCCGCGCTGGTGGATTACGTGGTGCGCGGCAGCCGTCTGTATCAGACCCTGATGCTGCTGCCCTACGCCGTGGCCCCGGCGGTTGCCGCCGTGCTGTGGATCTTCCTCTTTAACCCCGGCCGCGGGCTGATCACCCATTTCCTGGGTGAGTTTGGCTACGACTGGAACCACGCCCAGAACAGCGGCCAGGCAATGTTCCTGGTGGTCTTTGCCTCGGTGTGGAAGCAGATCAGCTACAACTTCCTGTTCTTCTTTGCTGCCCTGCAGTCCATACCGCGCTCGCTGGTGGAAGCCGCGGCAATTGACGGCGCAGGCCCAATCCGCCGCTTCTTTAAGCTGGCGCTGCCGCTGATCGCGCCGGTGAGTTTCTTCCTGCTGGTGGTCAACCTGGTCTACGCCTTCTTCGACACCTTCCCGGTGATCGACGCCGCCACCGCAGGCGGCCCGGTGCAGGCCACCACCACGCTGATCTACAAGATCTACCGCGAAGGTTTCGCCGGTCTGGATCTCTCGGCCTCTGCCGCCCAGTCGGTGGTGCTGATGTTCCTCGTCATCATCCTCACGGTGGTGCAGTTCCGCTATGTCGAAAGTAAGGTGCGCTACCAATGA
- the ugpB gene encoding sn-glycerol-3-phosphate ABC transporter substrate-binding protein UgpB, whose protein sequence is MTSLRHTALGLAMGLVFAGNAMAVTTIPFWHSMEGELGKEVDSLAQRFNDTHPDYKIVPVYKGNYEQSLSAGIAAFRTGNAPALLQVYEVGTATMMASKAIKPVYEVFKDAGINFDESQFVPTVSGYYTDSKSGHLLSQPFNSSTPVLYYNKDAFKKAGLDPEQPPKTWQDLAAYTAKLKAAGMKCGYASGWQGWIQIENFSAWHGQPVATENNGFNGTNAVLEFNKPEQVKHIALLQELNKKGDFSYFGRKDESTEKFYSGDCAITTASSGSLADIRHYAKFNYGVGMMPYDADSKGAPQNAIIGGASLWVMQGKDKDTYKGVAEFLDFLAKPENAAEWHQKTGYLPITKAAYDLTREQGFYDKNPGADIATRQMLNKPPLPYTKGLRLGNMPQIRTIVDEELESVWTGKKSPQQALDAAVERGNQLLRRFEQSTKS, encoded by the coding sequence ATGACATCGTTACGACACACAGCTTTGGGTCTGGCAATGGGTCTGGTTTTTGCGGGCAACGCAATGGCCGTCACCACTATTCCGTTCTGGCATTCCATGGAAGGGGAGTTGGGTAAAGAAGTTGACTCCCTGGCGCAACGTTTCAACGACACCCACCCGGATTACAAAATTGTGCCGGTGTACAAAGGCAACTACGAGCAGAGCCTGAGCGCCGGTATCGCCGCGTTCCGTACCGGCAATGCGCCGGCGCTGCTGCAGGTTTATGAAGTGGGCACGGCCACCATGATGGCCTCCAAAGCCATCAAGCCGGTCTATGAAGTGTTCAAGGACGCGGGCATCAACTTCGACGAATCCCAGTTCGTGCCGACCGTCTCCGGTTACTACACCGATTCCAAATCCGGCCATCTGCTCTCTCAGCCGTTTAACAGCTCCACCCCGGTGCTGTACTACAACAAAGACGCTTTCAAGAAAGCTGGCTTAGATCCTGAGCAGCCGCCAAAAACCTGGCAGGATCTTGCCGCGTACACCGCCAAACTGAAAGCGGCGGGCATGAAGTGCGGCTACGCCAGCGGCTGGCAGGGCTGGATCCAGATCGAGAACTTCAGCGCCTGGCACGGTCAGCCGGTGGCTACCGAGAACAACGGTTTCAACGGCACCAATGCGGTACTGGAATTCAACAAGCCGGAGCAGGTGAAGCATATTGCTCTGCTGCAGGAGCTGAACAAGAAGGGCGATTTCAGCTACTTCGGGCGTAAAGACGAATCCACCGAGAAGTTCTACAGCGGCGACTGCGCCATCACCACCGCCTCGTCCGGCTCGCTGGCGGATATCCGTCACTACGCCAAATTTAACTACGGCGTGGGCATGATGCCGTACGATGCCGACTCGAAAGGCGCGCCGCAGAACGCCATCATCGGCGGGGCCAGCCTGTGGGTCATGCAGGGCAAGGACAAGGACACCTACAAGGGCGTAGCGGAGTTCCTCGACTTCCTGGCAAAACCGGAAAACGCCGCCGAGTGGCACCAGAAGACCGGCTACCTGCCGATCACCAAAGCCGCGTATGACCTGACCCGCGAACAGGGCTTCTACGACAAGAACCCAGGTGCGGACATCGCCACGCGTCAGATGCTGAACAAGCCACCGTTGCCGTACACCAAAGGCCTGCGTCTGGGCAACATGCCGCAGATCCGTACCATCGTGGATGAAGAGCTGGAGAGCGTGTGGACCGGTAAGAAATCCCCACAACAGGCGCTGGATGCCGCAGTAGAGCGTGGTAATCAGCTGCTGCGCCGCTTCGAGCAGTCGACCAAATCGTAA
- the livF gene encoding high-affinity branched-chain amino acid ABC transporter ATP-binding protein LivF, protein MEKTMLTFDKVNAHYGKIQALHDVSLHINQGEIVTLIGANGAGKTTLLGTLCGDPRATSGRIVFDGKDITDWQTAKIMREAVAIVPEGRRVFSRMTVEENLAMGGFFAEREQFQTRIKRVYDLFPRLFERRIQRAGTMSGGEQQMLAIGRALMSQPRLLLLDEPSLGLAPIIIQQIFDTIEQLRSEGMTIFLVEQNANQALKLADRGYVLENGRVVLEDTGDALLANEAVRSAYLGG, encoded by the coding sequence ATGGAAAAAACGATGTTAACGTTCGACAAGGTCAATGCGCATTACGGCAAGATCCAGGCCCTGCACGACGTCAGCCTGCACATCAATCAGGGTGAAATTGTCACCCTGATCGGGGCCAACGGCGCGGGCAAAACCACGCTGCTCGGCACCCTGTGCGGCGACCCGCGCGCCACCAGCGGGCGTATCGTCTTTGATGGTAAAGACATTACCGACTGGCAGACGGCGAAAATCATGCGTGAAGCGGTGGCGATTGTCCCGGAAGGGCGTCGCGTCTTCTCGCGCATGACGGTAGAAGAGAACCTGGCGATGGGCGGCTTCTTTGCCGAGCGCGAGCAGTTCCAGACCCGCATCAAGCGCGTCTATGATCTGTTCCCGCGCCTGTTTGAGCGTCGTATTCAGCGTGCGGGCACCATGTCCGGCGGGGAACAGCAGATGCTGGCGATCGGCCGCGCGCTGATGAGCCAGCCGCGTCTGCTGCTGCTCGACGAACCGTCGCTCGGGCTGGCGCCGATCATTATCCAGCAGATCTTCGACACCATCGAGCAGTTGCGCAGCGAAGGAATGACCATCTTCCTCGTGGAGCAGAACGCCAACCAGGCGCTGAAGCTCGCGGATCGCGGCTACGTGCTGGAGAACGGCCGCGTGGTGCTGGAAGACACCGGCGACGCGCTGCTGGCCAACGAAGCGGTGCGGAGTGCGTATTTAGGCGGTTGA
- the livG gene encoding high-affinity branched-chain amino acid ABC transporter ATP-binding protein LivG: MSQPLLSVNGLMMRFGGLLAVNNVSLDLHQKEIVSLIGPNGAGKTTVFNCLTGFYKPTGGTIMLRDQHLEGLPGQQIARMGVVRTFQHVRLFREMTVIENLLVAQHQQLKTGLFAGLLKTPAFRRAQDEALDRAATWLDRIGLLQHANRQASNLAYGDQRRLEIIRCMVTQPEILMLDEPAAGLNPKETKELDELIVELRNHHDTTILLIEHDMKLVMGISDRIYVVNQGTPLANGTPEEIRNNPDVIRAYLGEA; the protein is encoded by the coding sequence ATGAGTCAGCCATTATTATCCGTTAACGGCCTGATGATGCGTTTTGGCGGCCTGCTGGCGGTCAACAACGTCTCGCTGGATCTGCATCAGAAAGAGATTGTTTCGCTGATCGGCCCGAACGGCGCCGGTAAAACCACGGTGTTCAACTGCCTGACCGGTTTCTACAAGCCGACGGGCGGCACCATCATGCTGCGCGACCAGCACCTGGAAGGGCTGCCGGGCCAGCAGATTGCCCGTATGGGCGTGGTGCGTACCTTCCAGCACGTGCGTCTGTTCCGCGAAATGACGGTGATCGAAAACCTGCTGGTGGCACAGCATCAGCAGCTGAAAACCGGGCTCTTCGCCGGCCTGCTGAAAACCCCGGCGTTTCGCCGGGCGCAGGACGAAGCATTAGATCGCGCCGCTACCTGGCTCGACCGTATCGGCCTGCTGCAGCATGCGAACCGTCAGGCCAGCAACCTGGCCTACGGCGACCAGCGTCGTCTGGAGATTATCCGCTGCATGGTGACCCAGCCGGAGATCCTGATGCTCGACGAACCGGCGGCAGGGCTGAACCCGAAAGAGACCAAAGAGCTGGACGAGCTGATTGTCGAGCTGCGTAACCATCACGACACCACCATCCTGCTGATTGAGCATGATATGAAGCTGGTGATGGGCATTTCCGATCGCATCTACGTGGTAAACCAGGGCACGCCGCTGGCGAACGGTACGCCGGAAGAGATCCGCAACAACCCGGACGTGATCCGCGCATACCTTGGTGAGGCATAA
- the livM gene encoding branched chain amino acid ABC transporter permease LivM has product MKPMHFAMALLSAVMFFVLAGVFMGVQLELSGTKLVVDSASDIRWQWVFVGTAVVFFFQLLRPVFQKTLKSVSGPKFVLPAIDGSTVKQKLFLVALLVAAVAWPFMVSRGTVDIATLTMIYVILGLGLNVVVGLSGLLVLGYGGFYAIGAYTFALLNHYYGLGFWTCLPLAGLVSAAAGFLLGFPVLRLRGDYLAIVTLGFGEIVRILLLNNTEVTGGPNGISQIPKPTFFGLEFSRSAREGGWDTFSNFFGVKYDPSDRVIWLYLVALLLVVITLFVINRLLRMPLGRAWEALREDEIACRSLGLNPTRIKLTAFTISAAFAGFAGTLFAARQGFVSPESFTFAESAFVLAIVVLGGMGSQFAVILAAILLVVSRELMRDFNEYSMLMLGGLMVLMMIWRPQGLLPMTRPQLKLKNGQAKGEQA; this is encoded by the coding sequence ATGAAACCGATGCATTTTGCAATGGCGCTGCTCTCTGCAGTCATGTTCTTCGTGCTGGCGGGCGTCTTCATGGGCGTTCAGCTGGAGCTGAGCGGCACGAAGCTGGTGGTGGATTCCGCGTCGGATATCCGCTGGCAGTGGGTCTTTGTCGGTACGGCGGTGGTCTTCTTCTTCCAGCTGCTGCGTCCTGTTTTCCAGAAGACACTGAAGAGCGTCTCCGGGCCGAAGTTTGTGCTGCCAGCCATCGATGGCTCGACCGTTAAACAGAAGCTGTTCCTGGTGGCGCTGCTGGTGGCTGCCGTGGCCTGGCCGTTCATGGTCTCCCGCGGCACGGTAGATATCGCCACCCTGACCATGATTTACGTGATCCTCGGCCTCGGGCTGAACGTGGTGGTGGGCCTGTCCGGCCTGCTGGTGCTGGGCTACGGCGGCTTCTACGCCATCGGCGCTTACACCTTCGCCCTGCTGAACCACTATTACGGTCTCGGCTTCTGGACCTGTCTGCCGCTGGCGGGGCTGGTCTCTGCGGCTGCCGGGTTCCTGCTTGGCTTCCCGGTGCTGCGTCTGCGCGGTGACTACCTGGCAATTGTGACCTTAGGCTTCGGCGAAATCGTCCGTATCCTGCTGCTTAACAATACCGAAGTGACCGGCGGCCCGAACGGCATCAGCCAGATCCCGAAACCGACCTTCTTCGGCCTGGAGTTCAGCCGCTCCGCCCGTGAAGGCGGCTGGGATACCTTCAGCAACTTCTTCGGCGTGAAGTACGATCCGTCCGACCGCGTGATCTGGCTCTATCTGGTGGCGCTGCTGCTGGTGGTTATCACCCTGTTCGTGATTAACCGCCTGCTGCGTATGCCGCTGGGGCGTGCGTGGGAAGCGCTGCGTGAAGATGAGATTGCCTGTCGCTCCCTGGGCCTGAACCCGACCCGCATCAAGCTGACCGCCTTTACCATCAGCGCCGCGTTCGCCGGTTTCGCCGGGACGCTGTTTGCCGCGCGCCAGGGCTTCGTCAGCCCGGAATCCTTCACCTTTGCGGAATCCGCTTTCGTGCTGGCGATAGTGGTGCTCGGCGGGATGGGCTCGCAGTTCGCGGTCATTCTCGCGGCGATCCTGCTGGTGGTCTCCCGTGAGCTGATGCGTGACTTTAACGAATACAGCATGCTGATGCTGGGTGGTTTGATGGTACTGATGATGATCTGGCGTCCGCAGGGCTTGCTGCCGATGACCCGTCCACAGTTGAAGCTGAAAAACGGGCAAGCGAAAGGAGAGCAGGCATGA
- the livH gene encoding high-affinity branched-chain amino acid ABC transporter permease LivH, producing the protein MSEQFLYFLQQMFNGVTLGSTYALIAIGYTMVYGIIGMINFAHGEVYMIGSYVSFMIIAALMMMGIDSSWLLVAAGFVGAIVIASAYGWSIERVAYRPVRSSKRLIALISAIGMSIFLQNYVSLTEGSRDVALPSLFNGQWIVGASENFSASITTMQLVIWIVTFLAMLALTLFIRYSRMGRACRACAEDLKMASLLGINTDRVIALTFVIGAAMAAVAGVLLGQFYGVINPYIGFMAGMKAFTAAVLGGIGSIPGAMIGGLILGVAEALSSAYLSTEYKDVVSFALLILVLLVMPTGILGRPEVEKV; encoded by the coding sequence ATGTCCGAGCAGTTTCTCTATTTTTTGCAGCAGATGTTTAACGGCGTAACGCTGGGAAGCACCTATGCACTGATCGCCATCGGCTACACGATGGTGTACGGCATTATCGGCATGATCAACTTCGCCCACGGCGAGGTGTATATGATCGGCAGTTATGTCTCCTTTATGATTATCGCCGCGCTGATGATGATGGGGATCGACAGCAGCTGGCTGCTGGTGGCCGCCGGGTTTGTCGGGGCGATTGTCATTGCCAGCGCCTACGGCTGGAGCATCGAGCGGGTGGCCTATCGCCCGGTGCGTAGCTCCAAGCGCCTGATCGCGCTGATCTCCGCCATCGGGATGTCCATCTTCCTGCAAAACTACGTCAGCCTGACCGAAGGGTCGCGCGACGTGGCGCTGCCAAGCCTGTTCAACGGCCAGTGGATTGTGGGCGCCAGCGAGAATTTCTCGGCGTCGATTACCACCATGCAGCTGGTGATCTGGATTGTCACTTTCCTCGCCATGCTGGCGCTGACCCTTTTCATCCGTTACTCCCGCATGGGCCGCGCCTGCCGCGCCTGTGCTGAAGACCTGAAAATGGCGAGCCTGCTCGGCATCAACACCGACCGCGTGATTGCTCTGACCTTCGTGATTGGTGCAGCGATGGCTGCCGTCGCAGGTGTCCTGCTCGGCCAGTTCTACGGCGTCATCAACCCGTACATCGGCTTTATGGCCGGGATGAAAGCCTTTACCGCGGCGGTGCTGGGCGGGATCGGCAGTATTCCGGGTGCAATGATCGGCGGCCTGATCCTCGGCGTGGCCGAAGCGCTCTCCTCTGCCTACCTGAGTACCGAATATAAAGATGTGGTGTCGTTTGCCCTGCTGATTCTGGTTCTGCTGGTTATGCCTACCGGTATTCTGGGTCGTCCGGAGGTAGAGAAAGTATGA
- the livK gene encoding high-affinity branched-chain amino acid ABC transporter substrate-binding protein LivK, which yields MRMNAKTLVAGMVALAISHTAAAEDIKVAIVGALSGPVAQWGDMEFNGARQAIKDINAKGGIKGDKLVGVEYDDACDPKQAVAVANKIVNDGIQYVIGHLCSSSTQPASDIYEDEGILMITPGATNPELTQRGYQNIMRTAGLDSSQGPTAAKYIIENVKPQRIAIIHDKQQYGEGLARSVQDGLKKGGANVVFFDGITAGEKDFSALLARLQKENIDFVYYGGYYPEMGQMLRQARAVGLKTQFMGPEGVGNASLSNIAGDAGEGMLVTMPKRYDQDPANAAIVDALKAEKKDASGPYVWITYAAVQSLATAMDRTGSKEPQDLIKDLKAHGANTVIGPLNWDEKGDLKGFEFGVFKWHADGSSSVAK from the coding sequence ATGAGAATGAACGCGAAAACATTAGTCGCGGGGATGGTTGCACTGGCGATCTCACATACCGCTGCGGCGGAAGATATTAAAGTTGCCATTGTTGGTGCCCTGTCCGGCCCTGTCGCTCAGTGGGGCGATATGGAGTTCAACGGCGCGCGCCAGGCAATTAAAGACATCAACGCCAAAGGCGGTATTAAGGGCGACAAACTGGTCGGCGTGGAATATGACGACGCCTGCGACCCGAAACAAGCCGTCGCCGTCGCCAACAAAATTGTGAACGATGGCATTCAGTATGTAATTGGCCATCTCTGCTCGTCCTCCACCCAACCGGCGTCCGATATCTACGAAGACGAAGGCATCCTGATGATCACGCCAGGGGCGACCAACCCGGAACTGACCCAGCGTGGCTATCAGAACATCATGCGTACCGCCGGTCTTGACTCCTCGCAGGGGCCCACCGCGGCGAAGTACATCATCGAAAACGTCAAGCCGCAGCGTATTGCCATCATTCACGATAAGCAGCAGTACGGCGAAGGGCTGGCCCGCTCGGTACAGGACGGCCTGAAAAAAGGCGGCGCAAACGTGGTCTTCTTCGACGGCATCACCGCGGGCGAGAAAGACTTCTCGGCGCTGCTGGCGCGTCTGCAGAAAGAGAACATCGACTTCGTTTACTACGGTGGCTACTACCCGGAAATGGGCCAGATGCTGCGCCAGGCCCGTGCTGTCGGCCTGAAAACCCAGTTTATGGGCCCGGAAGGGGTGGGTAACGCCTCGCTGTCGAACATCGCGGGCGACGCGGGTGAAGGCATGCTGGTGACGATGCCAAAACGCTATGACCAGGATCCGGCCAACGCTGCTATCGTCGATGCCCTGAAAGCGGAGAAGAAAGACGCGAGTGGTCCGTACGTGTGGATCACCTATGCCGCCGTACAGTCTCTGGCGACCGCCATGGATCGTACCGGCAGTAAAGAGCCGCAGGATCTGATTAAAGATTTAAAAGCACACGGGGCAAACACCGTGATTGGGCCGCTGAACTGGGATGAGAAAGGCGATCTGAAGGGATTTGAGTTTGGTGTCTTTAAGTGGCACGCCGACGGTTCATCCTCGGTCGCCAAATAA
- the panM gene encoding aspartate 1-decarboxylase autocleavage activator PanM, whose product MKLTIHRLENFSDQDHIDLNKIWPEYSPSSLSVDETHRIYAARFNERLLGAVRVTLSGTQGALDSLRVREVTRRRGVGQYLIEEVMRDNPSVASWWMADIGVEDRGVMAAFMQALGFTAQSNGWEKR is encoded by the coding sequence ATGAAACTGACCATCCACCGTCTGGAGAACTTTAGCGACCAGGATCATATCGACCTCAACAAGATCTGGCCGGAATATTCTCCCTCCTCGCTCAGCGTTGATGAAACACACCGTATTTATGCTGCGCGCTTTAACGAGCGGCTGTTAGGCGCGGTGCGGGTCACCCTGAGCGGTACGCAAGGGGCGCTGGACTCCCTGCGCGTGCGTGAAGTCACCCGCCGTCGAGGCGTAGGGCAATATTTGATTGAGGAAGTGATGCGCGATAACCCGAGCGTGGCCTCGTGGTGGATGGCGGATATCGGCGTGGAAGACCGGGGCGTGATGGCGGCCTTTATGCAGGCGCTGGGGTTTACGGCGCAAAGTAACGGGTGGGAGAAGCGGTAA
- a CDS encoding branched-chain amino acid ABC transporter substrate-binding protein, with product MNMKGKALLAGCIALAFSTMAQADIKVAVVGAMSGPVAQYGDQEFTGAEQAVADINAKGGIKGEKLQIVKYDDACDPKQAVAVANKVVNDGIKYVIGHLCSSSTQPASDIYEDEGILMITPAATAPELTARGYKMVMRTTGLDSDQGPTAAKYIVDKVKPKRIAIVHDKQQYGEGLARSVQDNLKKSNANVVFFDGITAGEKDFSTLVARLKKENIDFVYYGGYHPEMGQILRQSRAAGLKTQFMGPEGVANVSLSNIAGESAEGLLVTKPKNYDQVPANKPIVDAIKAKKQDPSGAFVWTTYAALQTLQAGLNQSAEPADIATWLKANSVETVMGPLSWDEKGDLKGFEFGVFDWHANGTATDAK from the coding sequence ATGAATATGAAGGGTAAAGCCTTACTGGCAGGATGTATCGCGTTGGCATTCAGCACCATGGCTCAGGCTGATATCAAAGTGGCCGTGGTTGGCGCAATGTCCGGTCCGGTAGCGCAGTACGGCGATCAGGAGTTCACCGGCGCAGAGCAGGCGGTTGCCGACATTAATGCCAAGGGCGGTATCAAAGGCGAAAAGCTGCAGATCGTAAAATATGATGATGCCTGTGACCCGAAACAAGCGGTTGCGGTAGCGAACAAAGTGGTGAATGACGGCATCAAATACGTTATCGGCCACCTGTGCTCCTCCTCCACCCAGCCTGCGTCTGATATCTACGAAGACGAAGGCATTCTGATGATCACCCCTGCCGCCACCGCGCCGGAACTGACCGCTCGTGGCTACAAGATGGTGATGCGTACCACCGGTCTGGACTCTGACCAGGGGCCAACGGCCGCGAAATATATCGTCGATAAAGTGAAGCCGAAGCGTATCGCTATTGTCCATGACAAGCAGCAGTACGGTGAAGGCCTGGCGCGTTCCGTGCAGGACAACCTGAAAAAATCTAACGCCAACGTGGTGTTCTTCGATGGTATCACCGCCGGTGAGAAAGACTTCTCTACCCTGGTGGCGCGTCTGAAGAAAGAGAACATCGATTTCGTCTACTACGGTGGTTACCACCCGGAGATGGGCCAGATCCTGCGCCAGTCCCGTGCTGCCGGCCTGAAAACCCAGTTCATGGGTCCGGAAGGGGTAGCGAACGTGTCGCTGTCTAACATCGCCGGTGAATCGGCCGAAGGCCTGCTGGTGACCAAGCCGAAGAACTATGACCAGGTTCCGGCGAACAAACCGATCGTGGATGCCATCAAGGCCAAGAAACAGGATCCAAGCGGCGCGTTCGTGTGGACCACCTACGCCGCGCTGCAAACCCTGCAGGCTGGCCTGAATCAGTCTGCTGAACCGGCTGACATCGCCACCTGGCTGAAAGCGAACTCCGTTGAGACCGTGATGGGGCCGCTGTCATGGGATGAGAAGGGCGATCTGAAGGGCTTCGAGTTCGGCGTGTTTGACTGGCATGCTAACGGTACCGCGACCGACGCCAAATAA
- the rpoH gene encoding RNA polymerase sigma factor RpoH, producing MTKEMQTLALAPVGNLESYIRAANTWPMLTAEEEKELAEKLHYQGDLEAAKTLILSHLRFVVHVARNYAGYGLPQADLIQEGNIGLMKAVRRFNPEVGVRLVSFAVHWIKAEIHEYVLRNWRIVKVATTKAQRKLFFNLRKTKQRLGWFNQDEVEMVARELGVSSKDVREMESRMAAQDMTFDMSSDDDASDSQPMAPVLYLQDKSSNFADGIEDDNWEEQAANKLTFAMEGLDERSQDIIRARWLDEDNKSTLQELADRYGVSAERVRQLEKNAMKKLRAAIEA from the coding sequence ATGACCAAAGAAATGCAAACTTTAGCTTTAGCCCCTGTTGGTAACCTGGAATCTTATATCCGGGCTGCGAACACCTGGCCGATGTTGACGGCCGAGGAAGAAAAGGAGCTTGCTGAAAAGCTGCATTACCAGGGCGATCTGGAAGCAGCTAAGACGCTGATCCTGTCTCACCTGCGCTTTGTTGTTCACGTTGCTCGTAACTACGCGGGCTACGGCCTGCCGCAGGCTGACCTGATCCAGGAAGGTAACATCGGCCTGATGAAGGCGGTGCGTCGCTTCAACCCGGAAGTGGGTGTGCGTCTGGTCTCCTTCGCCGTGCACTGGATCAAAGCGGAAATCCACGAATACGTGCTGCGTAACTGGCGTATCGTGAAGGTCGCAACGACCAAAGCACAGCGTAAGCTGTTCTTTAACCTGCGTAAAACCAAGCAGCGTCTGGGCTGGTTTAACCAGGACGAAGTGGAAATGGTTGCCCGCGAGCTGGGTGTTTCCAGCAAAGACGTGCGCGAGATGGAATCCCGTATGGCCGCGCAGGACATGACCTTTGATATGTCCTCTGACGACGACGCGTCCGATAGCCAGCCGATGGCCCCGGTCCTGTATCTGCAGGATAAATCGTCCAACTTTGCCGACGGCATCGAAGACGACAACTGGGAAGAGCAGGCCGCCAACAAGCTGACCTTCGCAATGGAAGGCCTCGATGAGCGTAGCCAGGATATTATCCGTGCCCGCTGGCTGGACGAAGACAACAAGTCCACCCTGCAGGAGCTGGCCGACCGCTACGGCGTCTCCGCTGAACGTGTGCGTCAGCTGGAAAAGAACGCCATGAAAAAACTTCGCGCCGCTATCGAAGCGTAA